In the Mytilus galloprovincialis chromosome 10, xbMytGall1.hap1.1, whole genome shotgun sequence genome, one interval contains:
- the LOC143049049 gene encoding solute carrier family 22 member 6-A-like — protein sequence MHKVLHNIQIRTQMTDLNEYLEETIDNIGGLGRFQWIIIVLLFGSNISDNWSNLMMAYGAAVPNWRCDMTSLEGLNFTKANNISDLKICEFKDNSISIMCKSRLYDPGMSTVVSEWDLVCDKSWVPSTITTLQMGGLITGGFVSGHVADAFGRKSTYVCALFTIISLNVAAAFSSTWEMFAVFRFFIGLGSGFTTSLNFTFVIEFTPRQSRSMLRFLPCRELFGMLYACLCWWLHDWRYIQIGSALSVFPYFLGIVWFVPESFRWLVTHWKIRRAYDVIKTIASMNNKKPPEYDKFHEEVIQIKDLVSEEKKYSVLDLLDNPRLLKITLLLMVAWFSGGYGTYGIFFGVQQLGGNIYLNLILLNAIGLFQVTGWYFANCIGRRWTTSMFYIIGGCSGIIVGLLQALDIENKETFVTVFALPSKAFVTAGWVSVMLITAEIYPTVVRNIGSGLLNATSGFGIMVAPIVNFASQKIPGLLYLIFAGLMSLSAFLVILLPETNNIALEDTIDFDPNNSMSRKIKNSFNTTVQKGYEYLK from the exons ATCAGGACACAAATGACAGACCTTAATGAATATTTAGAAGAGACTATAGATAATATTGGAGGACTTGGACGCTTTCAATGGATAATTATAGTTCTTTTATTTGGAAGCAACATATCAGATAATTGGAGTAATTTAATGATGGCATATGGTGCGGCTGTTCCAAATTGGCGATGTGACATGACTTCATTAGAAGGCCTGAATTTTACTAAAGCAAATAATATTTCAGACTTGAAAATATGTGAATTCAAAGACAATTCTATTTCAATAATGTGTAAAAGCCGGCTTTATGATCCCGGTATGTCCACTGTTGTCTCAGAG TGGGACTTGGTCTGCGATAAAAGTTGGGTTCCATCCACCATAACAACGTTACAAATGGGAGGTTTAATCACTGGTGGATTTGTTTCTGGTCATGTTGCAGACGCTTTTGGGCGTAAAAGTACATACGTTTGTGCATTGTTCACAATTATATCATTGAACGTTGCGGCTGCTTTCTCATCCACGTGGGAAATGTTTGCAGTATTCAGATTTTTTATTGGTTTAGGGAGTGGATTTACTAcatctttaaattttacatttgttattgagTTCACACCACGACAATCAAGATCTATGCTCAGATTTTTACCTTGTAGAGAACTGTTTGGAATGCTTTATGCATGTCTTTGTTGGTGGCTGCATGATTGGCGATACATCCAGATAGGCAGTGCACTTTCGGTATTTCCATACTTTCTAGGAATTGTTTG GTTTGTACCTGAAAGCTTTAGATGGTTGGTGACACATTGGAAAATAAGGAGAGCATACGATGTGATTAAAACAATAGCAAGCATGAATAATAAAAAGCCACCAGAGTATGACAAATTTCATGAAGAAGtgatacaaataaaagatttggTGTCTGAAGAGAAGAAATACAGTGTTCTAGACTTATTAGATAATCCTAGACTTCTAAAGATAACACTTTTGCTGATGGTTGCGTG GTTTAGCGGTGGATACGGAACATACGGTATCTTTTTTGGAGTTCAACAGCTTGGAGGGAATATTTACCTAAATTTGATTCTTCTGAACGCCATAGGTTTATTTCAAGTGACGGGATGGTATTTTGCTAACTG CATTGGAAGAAGATGGACGACATCAATGTTTTATATTATTGGTGGATGCTCTGGGATTATCGTAGGCTTATTACAAGCCTTAG ATATTGAAAATAAGGAAACATTTGTAACGGTTTTTGCACTTCCCTCAAAAGCATTTGTGACTGCTGGCTGGGTATCTGTCATGCTTATAACGGCTGAAATATATCCCACTGTAGTAAG AAACATTGGTTCCGGTTTGCTTAATGCAACATCTGGATTTGGGATAATGGTAGCACCAATTGTGAATTTTGCT AGTCAGAAGATTCCTGGATTGCTTTATCTAATATTTGCCGGTCTCATGTCCTTATCGGCGTTCCTTGTGATTTTGTTAccagaaacaaacaatatagctCTTGAAGACACAATTGACTTTGATCCAAACAACTCTATGTcaaggaaaataaaaaattcttttaATACAACAGTACAAAAAGGTTATGAATATCTGAAATAG